From a single Miscanthus floridulus cultivar M001 chromosome 8, ASM1932011v1, whole genome shotgun sequence genomic region:
- the LOC136475616 gene encoding uncharacterized protein isoform X2, producing the protein MAAASARILAAAVTAAAAGHRRAALRRVPVPVSASLSFPPRHPAPFRGRASLACPAAASLSVPSGGAPPGSVPFDLLPPDSEPFIEWDPPPGDSAASPLAGGGGAAGGATLVVLLGWLGARQKHLRRYADLYRERGVGAVRFVVPVRELVGLDLGRRVERRVADLSEEIAAWCDTDRRRTLLFHTFSNTGWLAYGAVLENLQSRADLTERIRGCIVDSAPVLEIRPEVWAAGFSAAMLKKSSSMTEPTAESLDGPIVNGTLNKVSSNVTQPSWGECFLLSTLQKFFEIVLYVPDVNKTLSVLSEKQPSCPQFYLYSSADRVIPAECVESFMDSQRSLGRSVFAHNFVSSPHVDHYRSFPHVYSSKIDEFLKICSTVKVS; encoded by the exons ATGGCGGCGGCCTCCGCCCGCATCCTCGCCGCGGCCGTCACGGCCGCTGCCGCGGGGCACCGGCGCGCCGCGTTGAGGCGCGTCCCGGTCCCGGTGTCCGCGTCGCTCTCCTTCCCGCCGCGCCACCCCGCGCCATTCCGCGGCCGGGCCAGCCTCGCCTGCCCCGCCGCGGCCTCGCTCTCCGTCCCCTCCGGCGGCGCGCCGCCGGGCTCCGTGCCATTCGACCTCCTGCCGCCCGACTCCGAGCCCTTCATCGAATGGGACCCGCCCCCAGGCGACTCCGCGGCCTCgccgctcgccggcggcggcggtgccgcgGGGGGCGCCACGCTGGTCGTGCTGCTCGGGTGGCTCGGCGCGCGCCAGAAGCACCTGCGCCGCTACGCCGACCTCTACCGCGAGCGCGGGGTCGGCGCGGTGCGGTTCGTCGTGCCCGTGCGCGAGCTCGTTGGCCTCGACCTCGGACGCCGCGTCGAGCGCAGGGTCGCCGACCTCTCCGAGGAGATCGCCGCCTGGTGCGACACCGACCGGCGTCGCACGCTCCTCTTCCACACCTTCAGCAACACCGGATGGCTCGC CTATGGTGCTGTATTGGAGAATCTACAATCAAGAGCTGACCTAACTGAGAGAATAAGAGGATGTATTGTAGACTCTGCACCAGTTCTAGAGATAAGACCAGAG GTCTGGGCGGCTGGGTTCTCTGCTGCAATGTTAAAGAAAAGTAGTTCCATGACAGAACCTACAGCTGAATCTCTTGATGGGCCTATTGTAAATGGCACCTTGAACAAAGTTAGCTCTAATGTGACACAACCTTCATGGGGTGAATGCTTTCTTCTGTCAACTCTGCAGAAATTCTTTGAGAttgttctttatgtacctgatgtAAACAA GACTCTCTCGGTTCTTTCGGAGAAGCAGCCTTCCTGCCCCCAGTTCTACCTTTACAGCTCAGCCGACCGAGTCATACCGGCGGAGTGTGTGGAGAGCTTCATGGACTCGCAGAGATCCCTAGGGCGCAGCGTGTTCGCCCACAACTTTGTCTCGTCGCCCCACGTCGACCACTACCGGAGCTTCCCCCACGTGTACTCCTCCAAGATCGACGAGTTCCTGAAGATCTGCTCCACGGTCAAAGTGTCATGA
- the LOC136475616 gene encoding uncharacterized protein isoform X1, with product MAAASARILAAAVTAAAAGHRRAALRRVPVPVSASLSFPPRHPAPFRGRASLACPAAASLSVPSGGAPPGSVPFDLLPPDSEPFIEWDPPPGDSAASPLAGGGGAAGGATLVVLLGWLGARQKHLRRYADLYRERGVGAVRFVVPVRELVGLDLGRRVERRVADLSEEIAAWCDTDRRRTLLFHTFSNTGWLAYGAVLENLQSRADLTERIRGCIVDSAPVLEIRPEVWAAGFSAAMLKKSSSMTEPTAESLDGPIVNGTLNKVSSNVTQPSWGECFLLSTLQKFFEIVLYVPDVNKRLCRTLSVLSEKQPSCPQFYLYSSADRVIPAECVESFMDSQRSLGRSVFAHNFVSSPHVDHYRSFPHVYSSKIDEFLKICSTVKVS from the exons ATGGCGGCGGCCTCCGCCCGCATCCTCGCCGCGGCCGTCACGGCCGCTGCCGCGGGGCACCGGCGCGCCGCGTTGAGGCGCGTCCCGGTCCCGGTGTCCGCGTCGCTCTCCTTCCCGCCGCGCCACCCCGCGCCATTCCGCGGCCGGGCCAGCCTCGCCTGCCCCGCCGCGGCCTCGCTCTCCGTCCCCTCCGGCGGCGCGCCGCCGGGCTCCGTGCCATTCGACCTCCTGCCGCCCGACTCCGAGCCCTTCATCGAATGGGACCCGCCCCCAGGCGACTCCGCGGCCTCgccgctcgccggcggcggcggtgccgcgGGGGGCGCCACGCTGGTCGTGCTGCTCGGGTGGCTCGGCGCGCGCCAGAAGCACCTGCGCCGCTACGCCGACCTCTACCGCGAGCGCGGGGTCGGCGCGGTGCGGTTCGTCGTGCCCGTGCGCGAGCTCGTTGGCCTCGACCTCGGACGCCGCGTCGAGCGCAGGGTCGCCGACCTCTCCGAGGAGATCGCCGCCTGGTGCGACACCGACCGGCGTCGCACGCTCCTCTTCCACACCTTCAGCAACACCGGATGGCTCGC CTATGGTGCTGTATTGGAGAATCTACAATCAAGAGCTGACCTAACTGAGAGAATAAGAGGATGTATTGTAGACTCTGCACCAGTTCTAGAGATAAGACCAGAG GTCTGGGCGGCTGGGTTCTCTGCTGCAATGTTAAAGAAAAGTAGTTCCATGACAGAACCTACAGCTGAATCTCTTGATGGGCCTATTGTAAATGGCACCTTGAACAAAGTTAGCTCTAATGTGACACAACCTTCATGGGGTGAATGCTTTCTTCTGTCAACTCTGCAGAAATTCTTTGAGAttgttctttatgtacctgatgtAAACAA GCGACTGTGCAGGACTCTCTCGGTTCTTTCGGAGAAGCAGCCTTCCTGCCCCCAGTTCTACCTTTACAGCTCAGCCGACCGAGTCATACCGGCGGAGTGTGTGGAGAGCTTCATGGACTCGCAGAGATCCCTAGGGCGCAGCGTGTTCGCCCACAACTTTGTCTCGTCGCCCCACGTCGACCACTACCGGAGCTTCCCCCACGTGTACTCCTCCAAGATCGACGAGTTCCTGAAGATCTGCTCCACGGTCAAAGTGTCATGA
- the LOC136475616 gene encoding uncharacterized protein isoform X3 produces MAAASARILAAAVTAAAAGHRRAALRRVPVPVSASLSFPPRHPAPFRGRASLACPAAASLSVPSGGAPPGSVPFDLLPPDSEPFIEWDPPPGDSAASPLAGGGGAAGGATLVVLLGWLGARQKHLRRYADLYRERGVGAVRFVVPVRELVGLDLGRRVERRVADLSEEIAAWCDTDRRRTLLFHTFSNTGWLAYGAVLENLQSRADLTERIRGCIVDSAPVLEIRPEVWAAGFSAAMLKKSSSMTEPTAESLDGPIVNGTLNKVSSNVTQPSWGECFLLSTLQKFFEIVLYVPDVNKWPPNSWLIYYLGCLDSPYLMVFLGVTISFSDPNKT; encoded by the exons ATGGCGGCGGCCTCCGCCCGCATCCTCGCCGCGGCCGTCACGGCCGCTGCCGCGGGGCACCGGCGCGCCGCGTTGAGGCGCGTCCCGGTCCCGGTGTCCGCGTCGCTCTCCTTCCCGCCGCGCCACCCCGCGCCATTCCGCGGCCGGGCCAGCCTCGCCTGCCCCGCCGCGGCCTCGCTCTCCGTCCCCTCCGGCGGCGCGCCGCCGGGCTCCGTGCCATTCGACCTCCTGCCGCCCGACTCCGAGCCCTTCATCGAATGGGACCCGCCCCCAGGCGACTCCGCGGCCTCgccgctcgccggcggcggcggtgccgcgGGGGGCGCCACGCTGGTCGTGCTGCTCGGGTGGCTCGGCGCGCGCCAGAAGCACCTGCGCCGCTACGCCGACCTCTACCGCGAGCGCGGGGTCGGCGCGGTGCGGTTCGTCGTGCCCGTGCGCGAGCTCGTTGGCCTCGACCTCGGACGCCGCGTCGAGCGCAGGGTCGCCGACCTCTCCGAGGAGATCGCCGCCTGGTGCGACACCGACCGGCGTCGCACGCTCCTCTTCCACACCTTCAGCAACACCGGATGGCTCGC CTATGGTGCTGTATTGGAGAATCTACAATCAAGAGCTGACCTAACTGAGAGAATAAGAGGATGTATTGTAGACTCTGCACCAGTTCTAGAGATAAGACCAGAG GTCTGGGCGGCTGGGTTCTCTGCTGCAATGTTAAAGAAAAGTAGTTCCATGACAGAACCTACAGCTGAATCTCTTGATGGGCCTATTGTAAATGGCACCTTGAACAAAGTTAGCTCTAATGTGACACAACCTTCATGGGGTGAATGCTTTCTTCTGTCAACTCTGCAGAAATTCTTTGAGAttgttctttatgtacctgatgtAAACAA GTGGCCACCTAACAGTTGGTTGATCTATTATCTGGGCTGTTTAGATTCACCCTATCTCATGGTGTTCTTAGGAGTAACTATTAGCTTTTCagatccaaacaagacctaa